Proteins encoded in a region of the Zea mays cultivar B73 chromosome 2, Zm-B73-REFERENCE-NAM-5.0, whole genome shotgun sequence genome:
- the LOC100383635 gene encoding harpin binding protein 1 gives MAATWSSSCCAATASSSALLRHARVKSAPWVAGASRSSYRQRRRRRELSIRATAAAPPPPVVYADAGADNVASLKIKLLSAVSGLNRGLAASQEDLDRADAAARELEAAAGCPVDLSRDLDKLQGRWRLLYSSAFSSRTLGGSRPGPPTGRLLPITLGQVFQRIDVVSRDFDNIVELELGAPWPLPPLEATATLAHKFEIIGTSGIKITFEKTTVKTKGNLSQLPPLEVPRIPDNLRPPSNTGSGEFEVTYLDDDTRVTRGDRGELRVFVIA, from the exons ATGGCCGCGACGTGGTCTTCGTCTTGCTGCGCCGCGACCGCGTCGAGCAGCGCTCTGCTTCGTCATGCCCGCGTCAAGAGCGCGCCTTGGGTAGCCGGTGCCAGCCGGAGTAGCTacaggcagcggcggcggcggcgggagctGTCCATCCGCGCCACGGccgcggcgccgccgccgcccgtggTCTACGCGGACGCCGGCGCCGACAACGTGGCCTCGCTGAAGATCAAGCTCCTG AGCGCGGTGTCCGGGCTGAACCGTGGCCTGGCAGCGAGCCAGGAGGACCTGGACCGCGCGGACGCGGCGGCGCGGGAGCTGGAGGCGGCGGCGGGGTGCCCCGTCGACCTCAGCAGGGACCTCGATAAGCTGCAGGGCCGGTGGCGGCTGCTGTACAGCAGCGCGTTCTCTTCGCGGACGCTCGGCGGCAGCCGCCCTGGCCCGCCCACCGGCCGCCTCCTCCCCATCACGCTCGGCCAGGTGTTCCAGCGGATCGACGTGGTGAGCCGCGACTTCGACAACATCGTGGAGCTGGAGCTCGGCGCGCCGTGGCCTCTGCCGCCGCTCGAGGCCACGGCGACGCTGGCGCACAAGTTCGAGATCATCG GGACCTCGGGCATCAAGATCACGTTCGAGAAGACGACGGTGAAGACCAAGGGCAACCTGTCGCAGCTTCCTCCGCTGGAGGTGCCCCGCATCCCGGACAACCTCCGGCCGCCGTCCAACACCGGGAGCGGCGAGTTCGAGGTGACCTACCTCGACGACGACACGCGCGTCACCCGCGGGGACAGGGGGGAGCTCAGGGTGTTTGTCATCGCGTGA